TCGGTCTGGCTGGACGCCGACGTGGTGCTGGCCCGCGACGTCGTGCTCGAACCGAACGTCCAGCTGAAGGCCGCGACGCAGGTCGGCGAGGGCGCGGTGGTCGGCCCGGACACCACGCTGAGCTCCTGCTCGGTCGGGGCGGGCGCCTCGGTCGTGCGCACCCACGGCACCGACGCGGAGATCGGCGACGGCGCCTCGGTCGGCCCGTTCGCCTACCTCCGCCCCGGCACCCGGCTCGGCACGAAGGGCAAGATCGGCACCTTCGTGGAGACCAAGAACGCCAAGATCGGCGAGGGCACCAAGGTCCCCCACCTGACCTACGTCGGGGACGCCACGATCGGTGACTTCAGCAACATCGGCGCGGCCACCGTCTTCGTCAACTACGACGGCGTGACCAAGAGCCACACCACCATCGGCTCGCACGCCCGCACCGGGGCCGACAACATGTTCGTCGCGCCGGTCACCGTGGGCGACGGCGCCTACACAGCAGCCGGTTCGGTGATCATCAACGACGTGCCCCCCGGCGCGATGGGGGTGGCCCGGGCCAAGCAGCGCAACGTTGAGGGATGGGTCACACGCAAGCGCTCCGGCACGCCTGCGGCGGAAGCCGCGGCGCGAGCACTGGCGGCGAACAGCGATGATGAGTCCGGCAACGACGCGGAGGACGGGAAGTGAACGACATGACCGTGAGCGCGAGCGCGATGTCGGCGACACCCAAGAAGAGCCTGATGCTCTTCGCCGGGCGCAGCCATCCCGAGCTGGCCGAGGAGGTCGCCAAGCACCTGGACGTGCCGATCACGCCCCAGGCGGCGTACGACTTCGCCAACGGCGAGATCTTCGTCCGGTTCGAGGAGTCGGTGCGCGGCTGCGACGCCTTCGTCATCCAGAGCCACGCCGCGCCCATCAACCAGTGGGTGATGGAACAGCTGATCATGGTCGACGCGCTCAAGCGCGCCAGCGCCAAGCGGATCACCGTGATCATGCCGTTCTACCCCTACGCGAGGCAGGACAAGAAGCACCGCGGCCGCGAGCCGATCTCGGCCCGGCTGATCGCCGACCTGTTCAAGACCGCGGGCGCCGACCGGATCATGACCGTGGACCTGCACACCGCGCAGATCTCCGGTTTCTTCGACGGCCCGGTCGACCACCTGCTGGCGATGTCCCTGCTGGCCAACCACGTGCGGGGCAAGTACAGCGACGCCAAGCTCACCGTGGTCTCCCCCGACGCCGGGCGCACCAAGCTGGCGGAGAAGTGGGCCAACACCCTCGACGGCTGCCCGATCGCCTTCATCCACAAGACCCGCGACCCGCTCAAGCCGAACGAGGTGGTGGCCAACCGCGTCGTCGGTGAGGTCAAGGGCCGCACCTGCGTGGTGATCGACGACATGGTCGACACCGGCGGCACCATCGCCAAGGCGGTGGAGCAGCTGCTCGACGAGGGCGCGGCGGACGTGATCATCGCGGCCACCCACGGCGTGCTCTCCGGCCCGGCCACCGAGCGACTGGCCAACTGCGGGGCCAAGGAGGTCATCTTCACCAACACGCTGCCCATCCCGGACGAGCGGCGCTTCCCGCAGATGACCGTGCTCTCCATCGCGCCGCTGCTGGCCAAGGCGATCCACCAGGTCTTCGACGACGGCTCGGTGACCAGCCTGTTCGACGGCGAGGCCTGATTTCGGCACCGGCCGAAGCGTCCGTGCGGGTGCGGCCCCACCTCCGTAGGGTCCGCACCCGCACCAGCACCAGCACCAGCACCGACACACGTACGGAGAAACATGATCGTCTGGACCGGTTGGGGAATCCTGACCATTCTCATCGCGGCGATCGGCGGAGCGGGCGGCAGCGGCATCGGTGTCGCGCTCGGCGGTCCCAGCGACTCGGCCAACCTCGGCACCGTGATCGGCCTGCTGCTGGCCGGCGTGGCCATCTGGTTCGTCGGCGAGCGGCTGAACCGGCCCGTGCAGGGCTTCGACCAGGCCACGGGGCAGCCCGTGCTGTACCGCAACCGGCACCGGCTGTTCTGGGTGCCGATGCAGTACTTCGGCCCGATCGTCGGCCTCGCGGCTCTCGGGGTCGGCGTCGGCATGCTGTTCTGAGGGCGTCCACGCGTCGGAAGGGCCCCGTCGATCCCGGCGGGGCCCTCGGCATGTCCACGGGTCTCGTGCCGGTTCGCCGGGTTGGGGGATTGCGGGAAACAGCCCCCGGTTAGGCCGTGGGAAAACCACGGCCTACACTTGCCGGGTTGTCTCGGCGAGGTCGGGTCGTCGCACCCGGCGTGATCGACGCGGCGGCTCATCGGCCGCGCGCATTCACACCCTCCCGCGCCGCCCGCCGCCGCAGACCGCCGACTACTGAAGTTGATCACCCGACGTCGCAAGGGAGCACCACCGTGTCCGAGGTCCGTCTCGCAGCCGAGCCGCGCACCGAGTTCGGCAAGGGTGCCGCTCGCCGCACCCGCCGCGCTGGCAAGATCCCCGCGGTCCTGTACGGCCACGGTTCCGAGCCCAAGCACGTGGCCCTGCCCGCGCTGGAGTTCGCCCGCGTGCTGCGCACCCACGGCACCAACACCGTGCTGGCGCTGGACCTCGGTGAGGGCAGTGAGCTGGCGCTCACCAAGACCGTCACCACGCACCCGCTGCGCAACTACATCGAGCACGTCGACCTGCTGCTGGTCAACCGCGGCGAGAAGGTCACCGTCGACGTCACCGTCGCGGTCACCGGCACCGCCGCCTCGGGCACCCTGATCACCCAGGAGGCCACCGAGATCCAGGTCGAGGCCGACGCGCTGAACATCCCCGACGGCTTCGAGGTCTCGGTCGAGGGCGCCGCTGTCGGCACCCAGATCCTGGCCGGCCAGGTCGAGCTGCCCGCGGGCGTCACCCTGGTGACCGACCCGGAGGCGCTGCTCGTCAACGTCGTCGCCGCCCCGAGCGCCGCCCAGATGGAGGCCGCTGTCGACGCCGAGGGCGCCGGTGTGGTCGAGGACGCTCCGGAGTCCGAGAGCTGATTTCGCCCACGACGTCGGGCACCCAGCACTGCTGACGGCGCGTCGCCCGCGAGGGGCGGCGCGCCGTTCTCGCTTCCCAGGGAGAGGGTCATGGTCGGCACGGACGGGCTGGCGCTGGTGGTCGGCCTCGGCAACCCGGGTCCGGGTTACGCGGGCAACCGGCACAACATCGGCTTCCTGGTGCTCGACGAGCTGGCCGGGCGGATCGGCGGCAAGTTCAAGTCGCACAAGGCCGGCGCCGACGTGCTGGAGGGCAGGCTCTCCGGGAGCCGGGTGGTGCTGGCCAAGCCCCGCTCGTACATGAACCTCTCCGGCGGCGCCACGGCGGGCGCCGCGCGGTTCTACAAGGTCGAGCCGTCTTCGGTGGTCGTCGTGCACGACGAGCTGGACCTGCCGTTCGGCCAGGTGCGGCTCAAGCTCGGCGGCGGCGAGAACGGCCACAACGGGTTGCGCAGCATCTCCAAGTCCCTGGGCACCAAGGACTACCTCCGCGTCCGCTTCGGCATCGGCCGTCCTCCCGGGCGCCAGGACCCGGCCGACTTCGTGCTCAAGGACTTCACCAGTACCGAGCGCAAGGAACTGGCCTTCGCCATCGACCTGTGCGCCGACGCCGTCGAGGGCCTGGTGTCACTGGGCCTCGAAGCGGCCCAGAACAAGTTCCATCCGCTGTCCTAGCCTCGCGCGCGGCGGAGCAGGTCGGCCAGGAGCGCGGCGATGTTCCACGCGTCGTCGACCCCGCGGTGGTGGGTGCCCTCCAGAGACAGGCCCGCCAGCTCGACCGCGCGGTCCATCCCCACCTCTGCCTTCAGGTTGTGCGCCAACGCGAAGAGCGTCTTCACGTTGATGTGCCGCGAACCGAAGGGGTACTTCGCCCCGGTGGCTTCGCACTGCCGCCGGAACTGCTTGCGGTCGTAGTCCCCATAGCTCGCCCAGACCAGGTCCTGCGAGCCGAACTCCTCGCGCAGCACCGCGCACGCGTCCACAAAGGACAGTCCATCGGCGACGTCGGCCGCGGTGAGCGTGGTCAGCTCCGTGCAGAACGCGCTGACCTCGGAGCGCTCCGGCCGGACCAGGATCGCCCTGCGCTCACCGCGTTCCAGGGTCGCGGTGTCCAGCACGCACACGCCGATCTCGATGATCTCGTTGACCTGCCCGGCGGGCGGTGCCCCCTCCCAGCAGGTCGCCTCGACGTCCACGACCAGCACCCGTGCCGAGCTTCGCTTTCCCACGACGGCGGAGCGTACTTCCCGTGCCCGCGCGACGCCTCGCAGTATCGAGCTGCACTCATAGCGGGAACGAAGCCCGCTATGAGTGCGAGAGCCCTGGCGGTCAGGAGGGGATGAACTTCCTGGCCTCGGTGCGGCGGAGCTTTCCGGAAGGCGTCTTCGGCAGGGTCGCGGGCGGGAGGACCACGACGGCCGCGGGGCGGACTCCGACGGCGTCCATCACCCGGGCCGCGATCTCCTTGCTCATCGCGCTCTCCGCCGCGGCGTC
The window above is part of the Allokutzneria albata genome. Proteins encoded here:
- a CDS encoding ribose-phosphate diphosphokinase; amino-acid sequence: MSATPKKSLMLFAGRSHPELAEEVAKHLDVPITPQAAYDFANGEIFVRFEESVRGCDAFVIQSHAAPINQWVMEQLIMVDALKRASAKRITVIMPFYPYARQDKKHRGREPISARLIADLFKTAGADRIMTVDLHTAQISGFFDGPVDHLLAMSLLANHVRGKYSDAKLTVVSPDAGRTKLAEKWANTLDGCPIAFIHKTRDPLKPNEVVANRVVGEVKGRTCVVIDDMVDTGGTIAKAVEQLLDEGAADVIIAATHGVLSGPATERLANCGAKEVIFTNTLPIPDERRFPQMTVLSIAPLLAKAIHQVFDDGSVTSLFDGEA
- a CDS encoding 3'-5' exonuclease gives rise to the protein MGKRSSARVLVVDVEATCWEGAPPAGQVNEIIEIGVCVLDTATLERGERRAILVRPERSEVSAFCTELTTLTAADVADGLSFVDACAVLREEFGSQDLVWASYGDYDRKQFRRQCEATGAKYPFGSRHINVKTLFALAHNLKAEVGMDRAVELAGLSLEGTHHRGVDDAWNIAALLADLLRRARG
- a CDS encoding 50S ribosomal protein L25/general stress protein Ctc: MSEVRLAAEPRTEFGKGAARRTRRAGKIPAVLYGHGSEPKHVALPALEFARVLRTHGTNTVLALDLGEGSELALTKTVTTHPLRNYIEHVDLLLVNRGEKVTVDVTVAVTGTAASGTLITQEATEIQVEADALNIPDGFEVSVEGAAVGTQILAGQVELPAGVTLVTDPEALLVNVVAAPSAAQMEAAVDAEGAGVVEDAPESES
- the pth gene encoding aminoacyl-tRNA hydrolase — its product is MVGTDGLALVVGLGNPGPGYAGNRHNIGFLVLDELAGRIGGKFKSHKAGADVLEGRLSGSRVVLAKPRSYMNLSGGATAGAARFYKVEPSSVVVVHDELDLPFGQVRLKLGGGENGHNGLRSISKSLGTKDYLRVRFGIGRPPGRQDPADFVLKDFTSTERKELAFAIDLCADAVEGLVSLGLEAAQNKFHPLS